The Engystomops pustulosus chromosome 1, aEngPut4.maternal, whole genome shotgun sequence genome has a window encoding:
- the LOC140128727 gene encoding uncharacterized protein isoform X2, translated as MPTCGRLESEPYSDPSELDPNLLEQEVFRSRQEDPDSFLCKEGPAVVDGIKEPRERSMLAPPPNHHHSDGRKQLRLGSNPSFPLRAGVLDSSPSKKQLKLQGVKSGLGSAKIEHSLSEGSSYPHSLGQRLDSVLFKETRGYKISSIIESGSYHLPVGGRKHPFHLCHPFEGIPQQRSGLSQQERDPTERMVSQPGNLPTSNQRLGHAPNRPIRHEGEFKMPTILLSGGRRVQRSLGRVQPSLERKSYVCLSPNSPNCESTQENLARPVKGDPDLPKLAKKKLVPTAEVPICPATLYSTDSEGPAIPRSDFPSRSRKTPSGGLDPEFEFLRSQGLSRAVITTLKASRKKVTFAIYHKIWKKFVTFCGANPPSQSNPNILQVLDFLQKGLEIGLSTSTLKVQISALSAFFDQPLADHRITLTLDPSFVPKVASRFHKNQEIILPSFYGNPSSSKELEWHSLDFQGKNKGVKASKTTIARWLKTAIASCYTEQGKEVPPNLKAHSTRAISASWAEKRGASLEQICRAATWVSSSTFAKHYRLDLPNSQDLAFGQKVLQAVVPP; from the exons ATGCCTACCTGCGGTCGCCTGGAGTCAGAGCCATACTCGGATCCTTCAGAGTTGGATCCTAACCTTCTGGAACAGGAAGTCTTCAGGTCTAGACAAGAAGATCCGGATTCCTTCCTTTGTAAAGAGGGACCTGCTGTGGTGGATGGAATCAAGGAACCTAGAGAAAGGAGTATGTTGGCACCACctcccaaccatcaccatagtgacggacgcaagcagctcaggctggggagcaatccttccttcccactacgagcaggggtcctggactctagcccaagcaaaaagcagctcaaactacagggagttaagagcggtctgggaagcgctaagatcgaacacagcctatctgagggatcatcatatccacattctctcggacaacgtctcgacagtgtcctatttaaggagacaagggggtacaagatctccagTATTATCGAGTCTGGCTCGTACCATCTTCCAGTGGGCGGAAGAAAACATCCTTTCCATCTCTGCCACCCATTTGAAGGGATCCCTCAACAGAGaagcggattatctcagcaggagagagatcctaccgaacgaatggtgtctcaaccaggaaatcttcctacatctaaccagcgtctggggcatgccccaaatagacctattcgccacgagggagaattcaaaatgccaacaatacttctctctggaggccggcgagtccagagatcacttggacgcgttcagccatcgttggagcggaagtcttatgtatgcctttcccccaattcccctaattgcgagagtactcaggaaaatcttgctcgaccggtcaagggtgatcctgatctgcccaaactggccaaaaagaagctggtaccCACTGCTGAGGTCCCTATCTGTCCAGCAACCCTTTATTCTACCGATTCAGAAGGACCTGCTATACCAAGGTCCGATTTTCCATCCCGATCCAGGAAGACTCCGTctggcggcttggatcctgagttcGAGTTCCTAAGGTCCCAAGGTCTCTCTCGGGCCGTAATAACTACgttgaaggcaagtaggaaaaaggttactttcgccatataccataagatatggaaaaagtttgtgaccttttgtggggctaatcccccctctcagtctaacccaaatattttacaggtactagacttcctgcaaaaaggactagaaattggtctttctactagcactttgaaagtccaaatttcggctctgagcgcattcttcgaccaacccctggcggaccacag GATAACTTTGACTCTGGATCCAAGCTTTGTTCCTAAAGTGGCGTCCAGGTTTCACAAGAACCAAGAAATAATTCTTCCATCATTCTACGGGAATCCTTCTTCAAGCAAGGAATTGGagtggcattccctggat tttcaggggaagaacaaaggggtaaaggcatccaaaaccacgatcgccagatggttaaagactgccatagcctcctgttacacagaacaagggaaggaagttcctcctaaccttaaagcccattccaccagagccatatccgcctcctgggcagagaagaggggcgcttctcttgaacaaatctgcagagccgccacctgggtttcttcatccacctttgcaaaacactatcggctggacttacccaactcacaggatctcgccttcggtcagaaggttctccaggctgtggtcccaccctaa
- the PRMT5 gene encoding protein arginine N-methyltransferase 5 isoform X1, whose product MASAGSGGGRVSSGRDLSCVPDVAETLGAVAKQGFDFLCMPIFHPRFKREFHLEPAKSRPGPQTRSDLLLSGRDWNTLIVGKLSEWIKADSEIPSIRKASESALLQELNFSAYLGLPAFLIPITEEENTNLARLLLNHIHTGHHSTMFWMRVPLMASNDLRDDLIENEPAHDCDGEDSVGEERTWIWWHNFRTLCDYNKKIALAIEVGADLPGINVIDRWLGEPIKAAVLPTSIFLTNKKGFPVLSKQHQRLIFRLFKLEVQFVISGSHHHSEKDFCSYLQYLEYLSQNRPPPNSYEMFAKGYEDYLQSPLQPLMDNLESQTYEVFEKDPVKYSQYQQAVYKCLLDRVPEEEKETNTQILMVLGAGRGPLVNASLRAAKQAERLIKVYAVEKNPNAVITLEGWRYEEWGSQVTVVSSDMREWNPPEKADIIVSELLGSFGDNELSPECLDGAQHFLKEGGVSIPGEYTSYLAPISSSKLYNEVRACREKDRDPEAQFEMPYVVRLHNFHQLSAPLPCFTFQHPNKDPVIDNNRYCCLKYDIKLNTVLHGFAGYFHTTLYKDVTLSICPESHSPGMFSWFPILFPIKQPIPLQEGDTVCVRFWRCNNGKKVWYEWAVTSPNCSAIHNPTGRSYTIGL is encoded by the exons ATGGCGTCAGCGGGCAGCGGGGGAGGCCGGGTGTCTAGCGGTCGGGATCTTAGCTGCGTCCCTGATGTGGCCGAGACCCTGGGGGCTGTTGCTAAGCAGGG CTTTGACTTCCTGTGTATGCCGATATTCCACCCTCGCTTTAAGAGAGAGTTCCATCTGGAGCCCGCCAAGTCTCGACCTGGACCACAGACTCGTTCAGATCTTCTCCTTTCTGGCAGAG ACTGGAACACCCTTATTGTGGGGAAGCTTTCCGAATGGATCAAAGCAGATTCAGAAATACCTTCAATTCGCAAAGCTTCAGAATCC GCTCTGCTACAGGAGTTAAATTTCTCGGCTTATCTGGGGCTTCCTGCATTTCTTATTCCAATTACTGAGGAGGAGAACACCAACTTGGCTCGGCTCCTCCTAAACCACATCCACACTGGCCATCATTCCACCATG TTCTGGATGAGGGTTCCACTTATGGCTTCCAATGATCTGCGGGACGACCTTATAGAAAATGAACCAGCGCACGATTGTGATGGTGAAGATAGTGTCGGAGAAGAAAGGACATGGATTTG GTGGCATAATTTCAGGACACTCTGTGATTACAACAAGAAAATAGCTTTGG CTATTGAAGTTGGCGCAGATCTGCCAGGTATTAATGTGATAGATCGTTGGTTGGGTGAACCCATCAAGGCAGCTGTACTTCCAACCAGCATATTCCTCACTAACAAGAAAGGATTCCCAGTCCTGTCCAAACAACACCAGCGACTCATCTTTCGGCTATTTAAG CTGGAGGTGCAGTTTGTAATTTCTGGGTCACATCATCACTCCGAAAAAGATTTCTGTTCATACCTGCAATATCTAGAGTATTTGAGTCAAAATCGCCCCCCTCCAAATTCTTATGAGATGTTTGCAAAAGGCTATGAGGATTATTTACAGTCACCTCTCCAG CCACTGATGGATAACCTAGAATCTCAAACCTATGAAGTTTTTGAGAAGGATCCCGTGAAATATTCACAATACCAACAG GCGGTGTATAAATGTTTGCTGGACAGGGTTCCAGAGGAAGAAAAGGAAACTAACACACA GATTTTGATGGTTCTTGGAGCAGGCCGAGGTCCTCTGGTGAATGCTTCACTAAGAGCTGCCAAGCAAGCTGAACGTTTAATAAAAGTGTATGCGGTGGAGAAAAATCCTAATGCTGTAATTAC GTTGGAAGGGTGGCGCTATGAAGAATGGGGTAGTCAGGTCACTGTGGTGTCCAGTGATATGAGAGAATGGAATCCTCCTGAAAAAGCAGATATTATTGTTAGTGAGCTCTTGGGATCTTTTGGAGACAATGAACTGTCCCCCGAATGTCTGGATGGAGCCCAGCACTTTCTTAAAG AGGGTGGTGTAAGTATTCCTGGGGAATATACCTCCTATTTGGCTCCTATATCTTCCTCAAAACTTTACAATGAAGTAAGGGCATGCAGAGAAAAGGACAGAGATCCAGAG GCTCAGTTTGAGATGCCGTACGTTGTGAGGCTGCACAACTTCCACCAGCTTTCAGCTCCCTTACCCTGTTTCACTTTTCAACATCCCAATAAAG ATCCTGTGATTGACAACAACCGTTACTGCTGCCTAAAATATGACATAAAGCTTAATACTGTACTGCATGGATTTGCTGGCTACTTTCATACGACACTCTATAAGGATGTCACTCTAA GTATATGCCCAGAATCACATTCGCCAGGAATGTTTTCTTGGTTTCCCATTCTCTTTCCAATAAAG CAACCCATTCCTTTACAAGAGGGAGATACAGTATGTGTACGGTTTTGGCGTTGTAACAATGGCAAGAAAGTCTGGTATGAGTGGGCTGTAACTTCTCCGAACTGCTCTGCAATTCACAACCCCACTGGTCGTTCCTACACTATTGGTCTGTGA
- the LOC140128727 gene encoding uncharacterized protein isoform X3, which produces MPTCGRLESEPYSDPSELDPNLLEQEVFRSRQEDPDSFLCKEGPAVVDGIKEPRERSMLAPPPNHHHSDGRKQLRLGSNPSFPLRAGVLDSSPSKKQLKLQGVKSGLGSAKIEHSLSEGSSYPHSLGQRLDSVLFKETRGYKISSIIESGSYHLPVGGRKHPFHLCHPFEGIPQQRSGLSQQERDPTERMVSQPGNLPTSNQRLGHAPNRPIRHEGEFKMPTILLSGGRRVQRSLGRVQPSLERKSYVCLSPNSPNCESTQENLARPVKGDPDLPKLAKKKLVPTAEVPICPATLYSTDSEGPAIPRSDFPSRSRKTPSGGLDPEFEFLRSQGLSRAVITTLKVLDFLQKGLEIGLSTSTLKVQISALSAFFDQPLADHRITLTLDPSFVPKVASRFHKNQEIILPSFYGNPSSSKELEWHSLDVRRSVLEYLKATKPWRKDHNLFVQFQGKNKGVKASKTTIARWLKTAIASCYTEQGKEVPPNLKAHSTRAISASWAEKRGASLEQICRAATWVSSSTFAKHYRLDLPNSQDLAFGQKVLQAVVPP; this is translated from the exons ATGCCTACCTGCGGTCGCCTGGAGTCAGAGCCATACTCGGATCCTTCAGAGTTGGATCCTAACCTTCTGGAACAGGAAGTCTTCAGGTCTAGACAAGAAGATCCGGATTCCTTCCTTTGTAAAGAGGGACCTGCTGTGGTGGATGGAATCAAGGAACCTAGAGAAAGGAGTATGTTGGCACCACctcccaaccatcaccatagtgacggacgcaagcagctcaggctggggagcaatccttccttcccactacgagcaggggtcctggactctagcccaagcaaaaagcagctcaaactacagggagttaagagcggtctgggaagcgctaagatcgaacacagcctatctgagggatcatcatatccacattctctcggacaacgtctcgacagtgtcctatttaaggagacaagggggtacaagatctccagTATTATCGAGTCTGGCTCGTACCATCTTCCAGTGGGCGGAAGAAAACATCCTTTCCATCTCTGCCACCCATTTGAAGGGATCCCTCAACAGAGaagcggattatctcagcaggagagagatcctaccgaacgaatggtgtctcaaccaggaaatcttcctacatctaaccagcgtctggggcatgccccaaatagacctattcgccacgagggagaattcaaaatgccaacaatacttctctctggaggccggcgagtccagagatcacttggacgcgttcagccatcgttggagcggaagtcttatgtatgcctttcccccaattcccctaattgcgagagtactcaggaaaatcttgctcgaccggtcaagggtgatcctgatctgcccaaactggccaaaaagaagctggtaccCACTGCTGAGGTCCCTATCTGTCCAGCAACCCTTTATTCTACCGATTCAGAAGGACCTGCTATACCAAGGTCCGATTTTCCATCCCGATCCAGGAAGACTCCGTctggcggcttggatcctgagttcGAGTTCCTAAGGTCCCAAGGTCTCTCTCGGGCCGTAATAACTACgttgaag gtactagacttcctgcaaaaaggactagaaattggtctttctactagcactttgaaagtccaaatttcggctctgagcgcattcttcgaccaacccctggcggaccacag GATAACTTTGACTCTGGATCCAAGCTTTGTTCCTAAAGTGGCGTCCAGGTTTCACAAGAACCAAGAAATAATTCTTCCATCATTCTACGGGAATCCTTCTTCAAGCAAGGAATTGGagtggcattccctggatgtaaggcGCTCGGTCTTAGAGTACTTAAAAGCTACGAAACCTTGGCGCAAAgatcacaatctctttgttcagtttcaggggaagaacaaaggggtaaaggcatccaaaaccacgatcgccagatggttaaagactgccatagcctcctgttacacagaacaagggaaggaagttcctcctaaccttaaagcccattccaccagagccatatccgcctcctgggcagagaagaggggcgcttctcttgaacaaatctgcagagccgccacctgggtttcttcatccacctttgcaaaacactatcggctggacttacccaactcacaggatctcgccttcggtcagaaggttctccaggctgtggtcccaccctaa
- the LOC140128727 gene encoding uncharacterized protein isoform X1, with protein MPTCGRLESEPYSDPSELDPNLLEQEVFRSRQEDPDSFLCKEGPAVVDGIKEPRERSMLAPPPNHHHSDGRKQLRLGSNPSFPLRAGVLDSSPSKKQLKLQGVKSGLGSAKIEHSLSEGSSYPHSLGQRLDSVLFKETRGYKISSIIESGSYHLPVGGRKHPFHLCHPFEGIPQQRSGLSQQERDPTERMVSQPGNLPTSNQRLGHAPNRPIRHEGEFKMPTILLSGGRRVQRSLGRVQPSLERKSYVCLSPNSPNCESTQENLARPVKGDPDLPKLAKKKLVPTAEVPICPATLYSTDSEGPAIPRSDFPSRSRKTPSGGLDPEFEFLRSQGLSRAVITTLKASRKKVTFAIYHKIWKKFVTFCGANPPSQSNPNILQVLDFLQKGLEIGLSTSTLKVQISALSAFFDQPLADHRITLTLDPSFVPKVASRFHKNQEIILPSFYGNPSSSKELEWHSLDVRRSVLEYLKATKPWRKDHNLFVQFQGKNKGVKASKTTIARWLKTAIASCYTEQGKEVPPNLKAHSTRAISASWAEKRGASLEQICRAATWVSSSTFAKHYRLDLPNSQDLAFGQKVLQAVVPP; from the exons ATGCCTACCTGCGGTCGCCTGGAGTCAGAGCCATACTCGGATCCTTCAGAGTTGGATCCTAACCTTCTGGAACAGGAAGTCTTCAGGTCTAGACAAGAAGATCCGGATTCCTTCCTTTGTAAAGAGGGACCTGCTGTGGTGGATGGAATCAAGGAACCTAGAGAAAGGAGTATGTTGGCACCACctcccaaccatcaccatagtgacggacgcaagcagctcaggctggggagcaatccttccttcccactacgagcaggggtcctggactctagcccaagcaaaaagcagctcaaactacagggagttaagagcggtctgggaagcgctaagatcgaacacagcctatctgagggatcatcatatccacattctctcggacaacgtctcgacagtgtcctatttaaggagacaagggggtacaagatctccagTATTATCGAGTCTGGCTCGTACCATCTTCCAGTGGGCGGAAGAAAACATCCTTTCCATCTCTGCCACCCATTTGAAGGGATCCCTCAACAGAGaagcggattatctcagcaggagagagatcctaccgaacgaatggtgtctcaaccaggaaatcttcctacatctaaccagcgtctggggcatgccccaaatagacctattcgccacgagggagaattcaaaatgccaacaatacttctctctggaggccggcgagtccagagatcacttggacgcgttcagccatcgttggagcggaagtcttatgtatgcctttcccccaattcccctaattgcgagagtactcaggaaaatcttgctcgaccggtcaagggtgatcctgatctgcccaaactggccaaaaagaagctggtaccCACTGCTGAGGTCCCTATCTGTCCAGCAACCCTTTATTCTACCGATTCAGAAGGACCTGCTATACCAAGGTCCGATTTTCCATCCCGATCCAGGAAGACTCCGTctggcggcttggatcctgagttcGAGTTCCTAAGGTCCCAAGGTCTCTCTCGGGCCGTAATAACTACgttgaaggcaagtaggaaaaaggttactttcgccatataccataagatatggaaaaagtttgtgaccttttgtggggctaatcccccctctcagtctaacccaaatattttacaggtactagacttcctgcaaaaaggactagaaattggtctttctactagcactttgaaagtccaaatttcggctctgagcgcattcttcgaccaacccctggcggaccacag GATAACTTTGACTCTGGATCCAAGCTTTGTTCCTAAAGTGGCGTCCAGGTTTCACAAGAACCAAGAAATAATTCTTCCATCATTCTACGGGAATCCTTCTTCAAGCAAGGAATTGGagtggcattccctggatgtaaggcGCTCGGTCTTAGAGTACTTAAAAGCTACGAAACCTTGGCGCAAAgatcacaatctctttgttcagtttcaggggaagaacaaaggggtaaaggcatccaaaaccacgatcgccagatggttaaagactgccatagcctcctgttacacagaacaagggaaggaagttcctcctaaccttaaagcccattccaccagagccatatccgcctcctgggcagagaagaggggcgcttctcttgaacaaatctgcagagccgccacctgggtttcttcatccacctttgcaaaacactatcggctggacttacccaactcacaggatctcgccttcggtcagaaggttctccaggctgtggtcccaccctaa
- the PRMT5 gene encoding protein arginine N-methyltransferase 5 isoform X2: MPIFHPRFKREFHLEPAKSRPGPQTRSDLLLSGRDWNTLIVGKLSEWIKADSEIPSIRKASESALLQELNFSAYLGLPAFLIPITEEENTNLARLLLNHIHTGHHSTMFWMRVPLMASNDLRDDLIENEPAHDCDGEDSVGEERTWIWWHNFRTLCDYNKKIALAIEVGADLPGINVIDRWLGEPIKAAVLPTSIFLTNKKGFPVLSKQHQRLIFRLFKLEVQFVISGSHHHSEKDFCSYLQYLEYLSQNRPPPNSYEMFAKGYEDYLQSPLQPLMDNLESQTYEVFEKDPVKYSQYQQAVYKCLLDRVPEEEKETNTQILMVLGAGRGPLVNASLRAAKQAERLIKVYAVEKNPNAVITLEGWRYEEWGSQVTVVSSDMREWNPPEKADIIVSELLGSFGDNELSPECLDGAQHFLKEGGVSIPGEYTSYLAPISSSKLYNEVRACREKDRDPEAQFEMPYVVRLHNFHQLSAPLPCFTFQHPNKDPVIDNNRYCCLKYDIKLNTVLHGFAGYFHTTLYKDVTLSICPESHSPGMFSWFPILFPIKQPIPLQEGDTVCVRFWRCNNGKKVWYEWAVTSPNCSAIHNPTGRSYTIGL, translated from the exons ATGCCGATATTCCACCCTCGCTTTAAGAGAGAGTTCCATCTGGAGCCCGCCAAGTCTCGACCTGGACCACAGACTCGTTCAGATCTTCTCCTTTCTGGCAGAG ACTGGAACACCCTTATTGTGGGGAAGCTTTCCGAATGGATCAAAGCAGATTCAGAAATACCTTCAATTCGCAAAGCTTCAGAATCC GCTCTGCTACAGGAGTTAAATTTCTCGGCTTATCTGGGGCTTCCTGCATTTCTTATTCCAATTACTGAGGAGGAGAACACCAACTTGGCTCGGCTCCTCCTAAACCACATCCACACTGGCCATCATTCCACCATG TTCTGGATGAGGGTTCCACTTATGGCTTCCAATGATCTGCGGGACGACCTTATAGAAAATGAACCAGCGCACGATTGTGATGGTGAAGATAGTGTCGGAGAAGAAAGGACATGGATTTG GTGGCATAATTTCAGGACACTCTGTGATTACAACAAGAAAATAGCTTTGG CTATTGAAGTTGGCGCAGATCTGCCAGGTATTAATGTGATAGATCGTTGGTTGGGTGAACCCATCAAGGCAGCTGTACTTCCAACCAGCATATTCCTCACTAACAAGAAAGGATTCCCAGTCCTGTCCAAACAACACCAGCGACTCATCTTTCGGCTATTTAAG CTGGAGGTGCAGTTTGTAATTTCTGGGTCACATCATCACTCCGAAAAAGATTTCTGTTCATACCTGCAATATCTAGAGTATTTGAGTCAAAATCGCCCCCCTCCAAATTCTTATGAGATGTTTGCAAAAGGCTATGAGGATTATTTACAGTCACCTCTCCAG CCACTGATGGATAACCTAGAATCTCAAACCTATGAAGTTTTTGAGAAGGATCCCGTGAAATATTCACAATACCAACAG GCGGTGTATAAATGTTTGCTGGACAGGGTTCCAGAGGAAGAAAAGGAAACTAACACACA GATTTTGATGGTTCTTGGAGCAGGCCGAGGTCCTCTGGTGAATGCTTCACTAAGAGCTGCCAAGCAAGCTGAACGTTTAATAAAAGTGTATGCGGTGGAGAAAAATCCTAATGCTGTAATTAC GTTGGAAGGGTGGCGCTATGAAGAATGGGGTAGTCAGGTCACTGTGGTGTCCAGTGATATGAGAGAATGGAATCCTCCTGAAAAAGCAGATATTATTGTTAGTGAGCTCTTGGGATCTTTTGGAGACAATGAACTGTCCCCCGAATGTCTGGATGGAGCCCAGCACTTTCTTAAAG AGGGTGGTGTAAGTATTCCTGGGGAATATACCTCCTATTTGGCTCCTATATCTTCCTCAAAACTTTACAATGAAGTAAGGGCATGCAGAGAAAAGGACAGAGATCCAGAG GCTCAGTTTGAGATGCCGTACGTTGTGAGGCTGCACAACTTCCACCAGCTTTCAGCTCCCTTACCCTGTTTCACTTTTCAACATCCCAATAAAG ATCCTGTGATTGACAACAACCGTTACTGCTGCCTAAAATATGACATAAAGCTTAATACTGTACTGCATGGATTTGCTGGCTACTTTCATACGACACTCTATAAGGATGTCACTCTAA GTATATGCCCAGAATCACATTCGCCAGGAATGTTTTCTTGGTTTCCCATTCTCTTTCCAATAAAG CAACCCATTCCTTTACAAGAGGGAGATACAGTATGTGTACGGTTTTGGCGTTGTAACAATGGCAAGAAAGTCTGGTATGAGTGGGCTGTAACTTCTCCGAACTGCTCTGCAATTCACAACCCCACTGGTCGTTCCTACACTATTGGTCTGTGA